One genomic region from Dioscorea cayenensis subsp. rotundata cultivar TDr96_F1 unplaced genomic scaffold, TDr96_F1_v2_PseudoChromosome.rev07_lg8_w22 25.fasta BLBR01001426.1, whole genome shotgun sequence encodes:
- the LOC120256413 gene encoding probable serine/threonine-protein kinase DDB_G0286481, with the protein MDYIRDATTKPEYLSEEEYKHWKVVWDRPTFKKKQEINSKNRRSIAGPSCHTGGSISNVEHGKKLESKLGRKATPHELFLHTHTKKHDGETFVDLKSKTINDKMLTLKQHAISIESASTNSGPTPVDELALYIEAVGGEKKRRVYGLGSQASSYYGCSNSNVNNSTATSTMQNNEDLQNELASVRNQLQIQEERHQQERQETQQELQQTRQEVAEMRRMLQLLISQNQAPSQINQSGHDEDVDPTPPT; encoded by the exons ATGGATT ATATAAGGGATGCAACAACAAAGCCGGAGTATCTAAGTGAGGAGGAGTACAAGCATTGGAAAGTTGTCTGGGATAGACCTACATttaagaagaaacaagagataaattctaaaaatcgaCGTAGTATTGCTGGGCCATCATGTCATACAGGAGGGTCAATATCTAATGTTGAGCATGGGAAGAAGCtt GAATCTAAATTGGGTCGAAAAGCCACTCCACATGAGCTTTTTTTGCATACTCATACTAAAAAACATGATGGGGAAACTTTTGTAGATCTCAAgtcaaaaacaatcaat GATAAGATGTTGACCTTGaaacaacatgcaatttctATAGAATCTGCATCAACAAACTCAGGACCTACTCCAGTAGATGAATTGGCCCTTTATATTGAAGCTGTTggtggagagaagaaaagaagagtcTATGGTCTTGGTTCTCAAGCATCTTCCTATTATGGATGCTCTAATTCAAATGTCAATAACTCAACTGCAACATCTACTATGcaaaataatgaagatttaCAAAATGAGTTAGCATCTGTCCGTAATCAACTACAAATCCAAGAAGAGCGGCATCAACAAGAGCGTCAAGAAACTCAACAAGAGCTTCAACAAACTCGACAAGAGGTGGCTGAAATGAGGAGGATGTTACAATTACTTATATCTCAAAATCAAGCACcttctcaaataaatcaatcaggtcatgatgaagatgttgatccTACTCCACCAACTTAG